One Microtus pennsylvanicus isolate mMicPen1 chromosome 3, mMicPen1.hap1, whole genome shotgun sequence DNA window includes the following coding sequences:
- the Rtp3 gene encoding receptor-transporting protein 3 translates to MMEEDTEVWQQVFQELIQEVKPWHKWTLTPDKDLLPDVLNPGWTQYQQKTFARFLCPSCSRSWASGCVLVVFHMRWYKKNSKGRVKMRVFAQRCNKCPEPPFAAPEFSWDNISRILNNLVFRILRKCYGEEFKEMAEIPLLGDTGLEGPHDSNNCEACLQGFCVQSSSGLASKPPACPLSPASSKSTREPMVTVTCSNVSCSQPSSKVGKPQGSKVDTKASNPTKADPKVSHTSNPSTVPILTTQQLAPVSSPAPRCVIQMPSPVKSSGTAGTGNKNSRSEIPEALPLSSAFVPNISSSFILPTSSSYVPPTSLFVPSTSSSYVAPTSSKAGKPQASKVDTKASNPTKADPKVSHASNPSTVPILTTQQLAPVSSPAPRCVIQMPSPVKSSGTAGTGNKNSRSKIPEALPPSSAFVPTISSSFILPAPSSCVPPTPAYVVPNSGRPRANITGQVERSSHIHPAGESCCCEACCGACHESCRKSCECCCGCFCECCKGFCEGFCNCMEHKPFRLLVFLIFAAVVVTLSIKYGF, encoded by the exons ATGATGGAAGAAGACACAGAAGTATGGCAACAAGTATTCCAGGAGCTGATTCAAGAAGTGAAACCATGGCACAAATGGACCCTCACACCAGACAAGGACCTTCTTCCTGATGTTCTGAATCCTGGGTGGACACAATACCAGCAAAAGACCTTTGCCAG GTTCCTCTGCCCCAGCTGCTCTCGCAGTTGGGCCTCTGGCTGTGTCCTGGTGGTCTTCCACATGCGCTGGTATAAGAAGAACAGCAAGGGACGTGTGAAGATGAGGGTCTTTGCTCAGAGATGTAACAAGTGCCCCGAGCCTCCATTTGCAGCTCCGGAGTTCAGCTGGGACAACATCTCGAGGATCTTGAACAATCTGGTCTTCAGAATTCTGAGGAAGTGCTATGGAGAAGAGTTTAAGGAAATGGCTGAGATTCCTTTGCTTGGAGACACGGGTCTCGAAGGCCCACATGACAGCAACAACTGTGAGGCCTGTCTGCAGGGCTTTTGTGTTCAGAGTAGCTCAGGCCTAGCCTCAAAACCACCAGCATGCCCATTGTCTCCCGCCTCCTCTAAGTCAACTAGGGAGCCTATGGTCACTGTCACATGCAGCAACGTCTCCTGCTCACAGCCTTCCTCTAAAGTGGGAAAGCCCCAAGGATCAAAAGTGGACACCAAAGCCAGTAATCCTACCAAAGCTGACCCCAAGGTTAGCCACACCTCGAACCCATCAACTGTCCCAATCTTGACAACCCAACAGTTGGCACCTGTAAGCTCACCTGCCCCTAGATGTGTCATTCAAATGCCTTCTCCTGTCAAGAGCAGCGGAACAGCAGGTACGGGAAACAAGAACTCCAGGTCTGAGATCCCAGAGGCACTGCCCCTGTCCTCTGCATTTGTCCCAAATATTTCCTCCTCATTCATCctacccacttcctcctcctatgTCCCGCCCACTTCCTTATTTGTCCCATCCACCTCTTCCTCATATGTTGCACCCACTTCCTCTAAAGCGGGAAAGCCCCAAGCATCAAAAGTGGACACCAAAGCCAGTAACCCTACCAAAGCTGACCCTAAGGTGAGCCACGCCTCAAACCCATCAACTGTCCCAATCTTGACAACCCAACAGTTGGCACCTGTAAGCTCACCTGCCCCTAGATGTGTCATTCAAATGCCTTCTCCTGTCAAGAGCAGCGGAACAGCAGGTACGGGAAACAAGAACTCCAGGTCCAAGATCCCAGAGGCATTGCCCCCGTCCTCTGCATTTGTCCCAACCATTTCCTCCTCATTCATCCTACCCGCTCCCTCCTCCTGTGTCCCACCCACGCCCGCATATGTTGTGCCCAATTCTGGGAGACCACGAGCAAACATCACTGGCCAGGTAGAGAGAAGCAGCCATATCCACCCAGCAGGTGAATCCTGCTGCTGCGAAGCTTGCTGCGGGGCCTGCCACGAGAGCTGCCGCAAGAGCTGCGAGTGCTGCTGCGGATGCTTCTGTGAGTGCTGCAAGGGCTTCTGCGAGGGCTTTTGTAATTGCATGGAACATAAACCGTTTCGACTGCTGGTCTTTCTAATCTTTGCAGCTGTCGTTGTGACACTTTCCATAAAATATGGCTTCTGA